From a single Candidatus Izimaplasma bacterium HR1 genomic region:
- a CDS encoding potassium/proton antiporter, which produces MISLLLSSSVEGDLTFFESIIAWVENATIHLYENPLFGVAALIIFGLVGGKLISLIKFPRVTGYILIGIIVGPSVLRVLSHEMVESFTIIRQVAIGFIGYTIGLELRFSKLKKTGKQVTIITVVQAFTTAILVTLAIYAYRTATGGDYIWTYALILGAIATATAPGPIVAVVKSYRTKGPVTDVLLPLVALDDAIGIMLFAVMLSLGTSFISGPVSIGHMLLDPFLEISMSLGFGALIGFIVTKIAKAYNRESDSFLMMVIIGFVFLGIAIGQAVHASAILLPMTIGVFLTNSIDERYEHRLTQTTDLFSAPILLAFFTIAGAELQLSLLAKIGLMGGIYLFVRVIGKVTGSYVSAKALKAPPTVVKYLGFTLIPQAGVAIDMALTTQLRFEEADLLAHAEVGAAIMTIVLAATVIYEVFGLVVVKSALGKAGEIDAAVGDWE; this is translated from the coding sequence GTGATTTCACTGCTACTTTCTTCTTCGGTTGAAGGAGATTTAACATTCTTTGAGAGTATAATTGCTTGGGTAGAAAATGCAACGATTCACTTATATGAAAATCCATTATTTGGTGTCGCTGCATTAATCATATTTGGTTTAGTTGGAGGGAAATTAATAAGTTTAATTAAGTTCCCACGTGTTACAGGATATATACTTATTGGGATCATCGTTGGACCAAGTGTTCTTCGAGTGTTATCTCATGAGATGGTAGAATCTTTTACCATTATTAGACAAGTCGCAATTGGTTTTATTGGTTATACAATTGGTCTTGAGTTAAGGTTTAGTAAACTTAAAAAAACAGGTAAACAGGTGACGATTATAACTGTTGTACAAGCATTTACAACGGCTATATTGGTTACATTAGCAATCTATGCTTATAGAACAGCTACAGGTGGAGATTATATTTGGACTTATGCATTAATTTTAGGTGCAATTGCAACTGCAACTGCTCCTGGACCTATCGTAGCAGTAGTAAAAAGTTATCGTACTAAAGGTCCTGTTACAGATGTGTTATTACCTTTAGTAGCATTAGATGATGCTATTGGTATTATGTTGTTTGCAGTAATGCTAAGTTTAGGTACATCATTTATTAGTGGACCTGTAAGTATTGGACATATGTTGTTAGATCCTTTCTTAGAGATTTCAATGTCTTTAGGTTTTGGAGCCTTAATTGGATTCATAGTTACTAAAATCGCCAAAGCTTATAACCGTGAAAGTGATAGTTTCCTAATGATGGTTATTATAGGATTTGTATTTCTTGGTATAGCTATTGGACAAGCAGTACACGCTTCTGCAATATTATTACCAATGACAATTGGAGTTTTCCTAACAAATTCAATTGATGAAAGATATGAACATAGATTAACACAAACTACCGATCTGTTTAGTGCCCCGATATTACTAGCATTTTTCACTATAGCAGGGGCAGAACTACAGTTATCATTATTAGCTAAAATTGGACTTATGGGTGGTATTTATCTATTTGTACGTGTTATCGGTAAAGTTACTGGTTCATATGTGAGTGCTAAGGCTTTAAAAGCACCGCCAACTGTAGTTAAGTATTTAGGATTTACGTTAATCCCTCAAGCAGGTGTAGCTATCGATATGGCTTTAACTACTCAGTTAAGATTTGAAGAAGCTGATTTATTAGCACACGCTGAAGTAGGTGCAGCGATAATGACGATTGTTTTGGCCGCAACAGTTATCTACGAAGTATTTGGATTGGTTGTTGTTAAAAGCGCTCTAGGTAAGGCTGGAGAAATTGATGCAGCCGTTGGAGATTGGGAATAA